A window of the Desulforapulum autotrophicum HRM2 genome harbors these coding sequences:
- a CDS encoding adenine nucleotide alpha hydrolase family protein, with product MNRHFLIAVSEEKSCLFGVRFVANFFSEMQHINATFFYSAPKPPAVWDNERSLEADLLQKEQGQKIMAKGKKGLENAIKECVSLGCLKDNLQIKLQSRVFSTAADIIREGERGKYDAVVLGRRGLSMLEEAFDDSVSRAVFDQKLSFPVWLCRASHPQRKNVLLYLDGSESCLRMADHVGFILSHENRHRLDILTCEKSSDITRAVEKCKSMLLDYGFPADLVRHKSVITDNVAGAILDGVNDEQYAAVALGRSGTKRNLLQRLFKGPVCSILFKELNETALWICH from the coding sequence ATGAACAGACATTTTTTAATTGCCGTATCCGAGGAAAAGAGTTGTCTTTTTGGTGTCAGGTTTGTTGCAAATTTTTTTTCAGAGATGCAGCATATCAATGCCACGTTTTTTTATTCTGCACCCAAACCACCGGCGGTATGGGATAACGAGCGAAGCCTTGAGGCGGATTTATTGCAAAAAGAACAAGGGCAAAAAATCATGGCCAAGGGGAAAAAGGGGCTGGAAAACGCCATCAAGGAGTGCGTCAGCCTGGGATGCCTTAAGGATAATCTGCAGATAAAGTTGCAGTCCCGGGTCTTTTCCACAGCTGCAGATATTATCAGGGAAGGAGAACGAGGGAAATATGATGCCGTTGTTCTGGGACGCAGGGGGCTTTCAATGCTTGAAGAGGCCTTTGATGACAGTGTGAGCAGGGCGGTGTTTGATCAGAAATTGTCCTTTCCCGTCTGGCTTTGCAGGGCGTCGCATCCCCAAAGGAAAAATGTGTTGCTCTATCTTGATGGTTCAGAATCCTGCCTTCGCATGGCCGATCACGTGGGATTTATTCTCAGCCATGAAAACAGGCATCGGCTTGATATTTTAACGTGTGAAAAGAGTTCAGATATTACCCGGGCCGTTGAAAAGTGCAAATCGATGCTGCTGGACTACGGGTTTCCGGCCGATCTTGTCCGTCATAAATCCGTAATAACAGACAACGTGGCTGGGGCGATCCTTGATGGGGTGAACGACGAACAATATGCGGCCGTTGCCCTGGGCCGATCGGGCACGAAAAGAAATCTGCTCCAGCGCCTTTTTAAAGGACCGGTCTGTTCGATTTTATTCAAGGAACTCAACGAAACAGCCCTTTGGATCTGTCATTGA
- the corA gene encoding magnesium/cobalt transporter CorA produces the protein MEPVKMETVNNVSKKAGTSPGTMVHIGERKIEKTRIRIMDYDGGQIREKEVQEIEECFPFKAEPTITWINIDGLHDIELIEKIGRHFDVHHLILEDIVHTGIRPKIEQFDSFTFIVFKMLYYVEETDEIVDEQFSIILGQNFVISFQEREGTVFNPLRDRIRSSKNRIRKKGADYLTYALIDTVVDNYFILLEILGDKIEGLDDALLTSISKETFHAINEMKRKLVALRRAITPLKELINTVEKEAFDLVDERNIIFFKDVHDHTVQILETIDTFRELISGLHDIFMNNVNNRTNEIMKTLTITATIFIPLTFIAGIYGMNFKYIPELEWRWGYFAFWALIVAIVGGMFYYFKRKDWL, from the coding sequence ATGGAGCCCGTTAAAATGGAAACCGTTAACAATGTATCTAAAAAAGCCGGTACTTCTCCCGGCACCATGGTACATATCGGTGAGCGAAAGATTGAAAAAACCCGGATCAGAATCATGGATTACGATGGGGGTCAGATCCGGGAAAAAGAGGTTCAGGAGATTGAAGAGTGCTTTCCCTTTAAGGCTGAGCCAACCATCACCTGGATCAATATCGATGGTCTCCATGATATCGAGCTGATCGAGAAAATCGGCAGGCATTTCGATGTCCACCATCTCATTCTGGAGGATATCGTTCATACGGGGATTCGCCCGAAAATCGAACAGTTTGATTCGTTCACCTTTATTGTTTTTAAGATGCTTTATTATGTTGAAGAGACCGATGAGATCGTTGACGAGCAGTTCAGCATCATTCTGGGGCAGAATTTTGTTATTTCGTTCCAGGAACGCGAGGGAACGGTGTTTAATCCCTTGAGGGACAGAATCAGAAGTTCCAAAAACAGGATAAGGAAAAAAGGAGCCGATTACCTCACCTATGCCCTCATCGACACGGTGGTTGACAACTATTTCATCCTTCTTGAAATTCTTGGGGATAAAATTGAAGGCCTGGATGATGCGCTGTTAACCTCCATATCCAAAGAAACATTCCACGCCATCAATGAGATGAAACGAAAGCTCGTTGCCTTGAGGCGGGCCATTACACCTTTGAAGGAGTTGATCAATACCGTTGAAAAAGAGGCGTTTGATCTGGTCGATGAACGTAATATTATTTTTTTCAAGGATGTCCATGACCATACCGTTCAGATTCTGGAGACCATCGACACCTTTCGGGAGCTGATTTCAGGGCTCCACGACATTTTTATGAACAACGTCAACAACCGGACCAACGAAATCATGAAGACTTTGACCATCACGGCAACCATCTTCATTCCCCTCACCTTTATTGCGGGTATATATGGTATGAACTTCAAGTATATCCCGGAGCTTGAATGGCGGTGGGGCTATTTTGCCTTCTGGGCGCTCATTGTCGCCATTGTGGGGGGCATGTTTTACTATTTCAAGCGAAAAGACTGGCTCTGA